Within the Flavobacteriales bacterium genome, the region CCATTGTATGGAGCGTTTAAAGGAGGTGATAAGCGCGCTCAATCGTGCCGATATACTTAAGATTCGGGCGTATTATAAAAGTCGCGAGGATAAAAGTGTTTTTCGTCGGTGGGAGTTGTTTGAACTCGTCCGGAAAGGAAAGGCACATACCGACGTGGAGGCGGCGCACATGTTGTATAAGAGTGCGCCCAATTCGGCATTTTCCCACCTGAAGTCGAGGTTGCTGGAAGACATCCTCGAGGTGATGTTGATGAATGCGGGTGAGCTGGCTGCTGAAGAGCATGAAGCATTCCGTACCGCCTGCAGGAAACGGATGGTGGTGAGCGAAGTGCTCATCCGAAAAGGCATCATGCAGGAGGGACTCCGCAACCTTAAGGTAGCTGCACAGATCGCATGGAAACATCGGCTTTCCACCGAGCAACTCCTGGTGGAAGAGTTCCTGGGTGAATATTTTCCGGGTGAGACGGTCAGCAATTTGCTCGGGGAGGTCACAAAGGAAAATGTACGGGGCCTGACCCATCTGCTGATCGCCAGGATCTATTTCAAGTCATCCATCTACAACCATGCTGCCTTTTACGAGAACCTGGGTGAACTGGCGGATCGTTTGCAAACCATCCGTGAGATTGAGTTTGATCTGAGGAAGGCGTTTGAAGAACATCCGACCGAAGAACTTCGGTTCTGGTACCTTAACTTCTCCATCACTTCACAGCGGCTGAAAGGCAACCTGGACCTGGCTTACCATCAGGCCCTGGAAGCAGCACGCATGGTGTGGCAATATCCCGAGCAGTTCTCTGCAACCGGAAGGCGATCGGCATACATGAACCTGGCATTGCTTCAGATGGAACGCCATCAGTGGCCGGAGGCCACCAACCACCTGCACCACCTCCTTACCGCCATGGACCCTGAAGATGCGGTCGGGCATGCGTGGAGTGAATTGCTGTTTCGCACACTTTACTTTGCCGGGTATCGAAGTCAGGCATGGGAATTGGTTGCAGGCAAACTTCAGGAGGCACAGCATATAGCCAGCATTCCTGTTCACCGCTGGGAGTTTTATGCGGCGGTGTGGCATGCCGGCAACGGTGATTTTTACAGCGCTACCCAATCTCTGCAACGTGCATCACGCATGCTTGCCGATAAGACCTACGGTGCCGATCTAGGATACCGCCACGTCGAGATCATTCTGCTGATGAGGTCGGCCAAATGGGACCTGGCCCAGATCAAACTGGAAGCGTTCCAGCAACTGCTCAAACGCCGAAACGATCCATGGGTACACCGCTACAGGTTGATGGCCCGCAGAATGACCGCCATCATCAGGTATGCCGGATACGGTGTTCCGAAAACCAAAAGCAGCACCGATGATCTGCATAAACTCGCATCCGGTGAAGACAGGAAGTGGACATGGGACCCGCTTGGTTTTGAATTGATCACAACATCGGAGTGGTTTGGCAACTGACCATACATTTCAGCAGATTAATACCTAGTAGTTTCCCTCTGAACCAATTCCGCAAGCTTTATCAATTTGTGACTTTTGCTAGTATGTGGAAAACAATTGTGTCAAGCGAAAAGAAACGACAAGCCTTCAAGAAGGTTGATATCAGGGGAAATAAAATTTATGAACATGGTTGAGTGCTGTCATCGATGTGACCAAGTTGTACTTTGAAGCCCACACTCTTGTCAAGTAATTTGGCCTTCCAATTCTGGAGGTGATTACATGATTGACAAAGCCCTTATTACGCTTAGGAGTGAAGCGAATGCCTACCTTTCATTGAAGAATGGTGTAACGGAAGACAAAATCGTCTTGTCGAACGTTGCCACCGAGAACGGAGGATGGGCGATTCCCGAGGACAAACTCGGGATGTCGCTGGTGAAGGTGGAGGAGGAGCGCGTATTCAAAGACCAGAAGATGGCCCACCGCAACAGCAAGGGTCAGTTCGATTTCTACAACCCCGAACTCAAGTTCAATCTCTATGTGTTGGTGACCGCCAATTTTCCCAATGGCGATACCGATGCAACCAGTTCAAAATATACGGAAGGACTCAAACAGCTTTCCCACATCATCACTTTCTTCCAGCAAAAGCATGTGTTCACCCCTGCCAACACGCCAACCATGGCGGCAAGCGAACTGGAAAAGCTGATCGTTGAACTTTACTATTACGGCTTTGAACAGCAGGATAACCTGTGGACCGTGATAGGGGCGAAGTACCTGCCCTCGGTCCTGTACCGGGTTCGGGTGGTGCGTGTACAGGAAGCGGCTGTCAAGGAACAGGGCCCTCCGATCTCCGATATTTCACTCAACTTACTCGGAAGCTAAATGGGCGTCTACAGGACATTGTTCAGGGCCGACCTGCAACACAGCTACTATACCGACGGCTATGCCCGCGGGCTCCAGCTGGTGCCGCACAGTGATACACAACTGACTTTCCGCAACGGAAGGATGCTCTGGAAAAAGTGGCCCACCGGTTTCAAACTCACGTATGAAAGTCCGGCCGATACACAAGATCCCGTGATCAACATGGGACGCGACCAGCTGTTTGTGTTCGGCCTGTTCAACGAAGACCCGCATTTCCTCAGCGTCACCGACCTGAACGTGCGACAGGAAACGCCGGTGAACCCCGCCACCAATCAGGCGGAAGGAAAAACCGCTACCGCATCTTCCGAGCAGAACGGAACCGATACCGCCGATAAAGCCGTGGATGGCAACGCCAATTCGTTCTGGAGAAGCGGCGACGCAGACGATCAATGGTGGCAGGTAGACCTGGGTGCCGTGTACCGCTGCGTTGAGATCCAGCTTAAATGGAAGAAAAAGGCAAAGGAGTTTCAGCTGATGGTTTCGGAAGACGGTCGTCGCTGGGCGTCGCTGTTGCACGAAACCGACAACAATTCCAACAATCATAATGTGACCGGCCTTGCGGCACCCGCCCGCTACGTGCGCGTGCAATGCGATGAATCCGATGACAACAGCGGATTCGGTTTTAAAGAAGTGGAAGTGTATGCCGATACACAGATCGACATCGTTCCCTGGACGTCGGGCAAAATCATCTATTACAGAAATACACCGGCCTCGGCTTCCCATGATACGGATGCTCCCGAGCAGGTCGTGCATGACCTGCTCGACCGGATCGTACCCGAATCGTTCGTGTTCGCTTACACGGTTGACAGCTTCGTGGATACCGTGGTTCAGGTGACCGATCCCGTTGGCAACACATTCATGCTCACCGGCCCGGATGACAACACGGCCACCATCAAGCCCGGCAACGACGGCGTATACCGCCACCCCGTATTCCTGAAGAACAAACCCGAAGGTTTGTACCAGTTCACCGTGAAAACCACCGATGAGGTGACCACCCTGGGCAGTCAGAAAATCTATTTCAATAACCAGTTCGCCGTGAAGCCCGTGTTGGGTATTGTGGAGTTCCTGTACCAGTCGGCACAGGACGAGATGTACGGCGATCCGGAATACTACGGCCTTGTCTTCAACCGCAAGGAAACCTTCTGGAAATACCATGTGATCAACAAATCCGGACAGCTCGACTTCACCGATGCCGAACTGGAAATACAGGATGAAAGCGGTGACTCGGGAGATCCTTACCTGGTTTACGAATTCATCAAAGGCAAGCTGTTGGAAAGCAACCCCGACCTGAACGGACTCGACAGCATCACCTTCAATTCCCGACGACCCATTCCCATTTTCCAGAGCCCCAAGCTGAGCCTGGAACTCAAAAATACCGCTGCCACCGATCCGGTGATTATTTCCAATCTACCCAATGCCGCCGTGCCGGGACAGCATGAACAAGAATCGAACATTTACATCTATGTATAAAACCAAATACCAGCACCATGCCTGAATACAAAACGCCCGGCGTATATGTGGAAGAGATCTCCACCCTTCCGGCCTCGATAGCCCCCGTGGCGACCGCCATTCCCGTGTTTATCGGCTATACCGCCCAAGCCCTGCGTAACGGGGAAGACATCACAGATGTACCCACGCGTGTGACCTCTTTGCTCGAATTCGAACAATGGTTCGGCGGACCTAAGAATGAGACTTTCGTCTTGAGGGTAAAGGATACCACCGTGGAAGATGTTGATAATCCGGGTACCTTTTTGTTCTCCTCTCGCGAGTACGAAGTGACCCTGCCCGCGGAAAGCAGCTATAAGTTGTACTACCACATGCAGATGTATTTCAACAACGGGGGCGGCCCGTGCTACATCGTTTCCGTAGGTAGCACAAGCGCAGGCTCTCCAGGTAAAGCTGCATTGAAAGACGGACTTGAGAAAGCCGAAATGGAAGATGAGATCACTCTTATCACCATTCCTGAGGCAGTGACCCTGGTTGACGCCGATATCAAGGAATTGTACGATGCGGCGCTGGCACAGTGCAACAAACTGCAGGACCGCTTCACCATCATGGATGTGATCGCAGACAACGCCAATACCGTGAAGGAAGACGGCGATGATTTCCGCGACAACAACGTGGGCAGCACCTACCTGAAGTACGGTGCGGCTTATTACCCGCTGCTCGAAACCACACTCAATTTTGCGTACGATGCTTCGGCACTCAAAGTGAACCGCACGGTGAATGGCGGCTACAACGCTGCACAGGATTTTGCCGGTTCCGTCATCACCCTGGATGCATCCGCTGCCAACCAGGATTCTTTGGAAGACATCCGGGAAACAGCCACCGAAGCCTACGGCAAACTGGTGACCGAGATCCGCAAAATCAAAGTTGAAGTCTATCCCTGCAGTTCCATTGCAGGAACCTATGCCCGCGTAGACCGCGACCGCGGTGTGTGGAAAGCACCCGCAAACGTAAGTCTGCGCTCTGTGAAAGAACCCGCCGTGCTGGTTTCTTCCGATGAACAGGAAGACCTGAACGTGGATGCCACCAGCGGTAAATCCATCAATGCCATCCGCACCTTTGCAGGCAAGGGTGTGCTGGTGTGGGGCGCGCGCACATTGGCGGGTAACGACAACGAATGGCGTTATGTGCCGGTACGTCGTCTCTACATCTTCGTGGAAGAATCTACCAAGAAAGCCACCGAGTTCGTGGTGTTCGAACCCAACGATGCCAATACCTGGCTGAAGGTGAAAACCATGATCGAGAACTTCCTCGTGAAGCTCTGGCGCGATGGTGCCCTTGCAGGTGCCAAACCCGAAGATGCATTCTTCGTGAAGGTGGGCCTGGGAGAAACCATGACCGCACTCGATATCCTGGAAGGACGCATGAACATCGAGATCGGTATGGCAGCTGTTCGTCCGGCAGAGTTCATCATCCTGAAATTCTCACATAAACTTCAAGAGTCCTGAGCGACCTGATCATTCATTCATCCATGCAAACTAAATCCACATGGCAACAGTAATCAAAACCCCTGGGGTATACATCCAGGAAATCTCAAAACTACCGGCATCGGTCGCTCCGGTGGCCACGGCCATACCCGCGTTCATCGGTTATACCGAGCGCAGGGTGAAGGATGGCAAAACGCTTGCCCCCAATGTTCCGGTCCGCATCACTTCTTTCCCCGAATACGAAGAGATCTTCGGCGGCGGCGAATCCGAAGCACTGGACGTGACCATCCAGGACAAACTATCAGGTCCCGGCGGCACCCTCATCAGCAGGGTGATCAACGTGAGCCAGTCGGCACCTTCCACCCACAACATGTACTATGCCCTGCAAATGTACTTTGCCAACGGCGGCGGTCCGTGCTGGATCGTTTCCATCAACCCGGAACCATTTGCGTTCCCGGTGGCTGCATTCAGCAAGGATGATTTTGAAGACGGACTGGCCGCCATCAAGAAAGTAGATGAGGCCACGCTTCTCCTGATGCCCGAAACATCGGAAGGACTTGATGCCGACGATCACTACGAAATGGCACAACAGATGCTTTCCCAATGTGCCCTGCTGCAAGACCGCTTCACCATCATTGACGCACATGCCAATGATGCGGCCACGGTGGATGCATCCAACACACTTGGTACCGACAACCTGAAATACGGTGCGGTGTACCACCCCTATCTCAATTCGTCCATCATCGTTGAATACGCCGATGCGGATGTAACCATCACTCACACCACGGAAGATGGCAACACCAACCCTCCGGGTGCATTCGACGGCCTTGCGCTGGATGACCTGGACAGCGCAGGTGCCAACACCAACCTGGCAATATACAACGTGATCAAATCCGAGATCAGCAAGCAGGCCAAGGTGCAGCTCTCTCCCGGAACATCCATCGCCGGTATCTATGCCCGCGTGGATCGTGAGCGGGGTGTATGGAAAGCACCTGCAAATGTGAGCATACGCAATGTAGTTCAACCCAGCGTAGTGGTTTCCGCCGAAGAGCAGGAAAACCTGAACGTGAACGCCGTCAGCGGTAAGTCCATCAATGCCATCCGCACATTCGCCGGAAAAGGCATCCTCGTCTGGGGATCACGTACGCTGGCAGGTAACGACAACGAGTGGCGCTATGTGCCCGTTCGCCGCCTCTTCATTTTCGTGGAAGAGTCTGTGAAAAAAGCCACCGAATTCTCGGTGTTCGAACCCAACGATGCAAACACATGGAAACGTGTGAAAGGCATGATCGAGAACTTCCTCGTGAAGCTGTGGCGCGAAGGCGCCCTGGCCGGTGCCAAGCCCGAACAGGCATTTTATGTGAATGTCGGACTGGGAGAAACCATGACACCGGTGGACATCCTGGAAGGACGCATGAACGTGGAGATCGGTATGGCTGCCGTTCGTCCGGCGGAGTTCATCATCCTGAAGTTCTCTCACAAATTACAGGAATCATAATAGCTACTCATCTATAAAAACAATCCATTATGGCTTTCCCAAAAACCCCCGGCGTTTACATCGAAGAGGTGAGTACCCTGCCGCCTTCGGTTGCGGCGGTTGAAACAGCAATACCGGCTTTCATCGGTTGTACCGAGGTCGCCGACAAGAACGGTGTGGCCGGTGCGCTCGACCGCGTGCCGACCCGCATCACCAACATGCTCGAATATGTGCAATACTTCGGAGGCCCCTTCTCCGAGGATGCCGCGATCACTGTCACCATCGAAGATGACATGGACGGCGGTGCCGAAGTGGTGAACCGCACCATCACGGCCACCGTGGGTACGGCATCTGCATTTAAAATGTACTATGCACTGCAGCATTTCTTTGCCAACGGCGGCGGTCCGTGTTACATCGTGAGCGTGGGCGACTATTCCGGCTCAACCGTGAATGTGGCCAAGTCGAAACTGATGAACGGCCTGACCGACATCGAGAAGATCGACGAACCCACCTTGTACGTGTTCCCGGATCATTCGACCGTGGCCAACTACAAGGATGTGTATGATGCAGCCCTGGCGCAATGCGAGAAACTGAAAGACCGCTTTGTGATCATGGATTACAAAAGCGAGACCGGTGATCCCTTCGCAGACGGAACGGCTTTCCGCAATTCAGGCATCAGTTCCGATAACCTGAAGTATGGTGCGGTTTATTATCCTTACCTGAAAACAACCCTGTCTTATGGCTATGATGAAAGCCTGCTGACTGTTGCCCATAACGAAGTGAATCCTGCCAATACAGGTGCACTCGACGGAGATACCGTAGCAGCGATCAAAGCTTCCAACCCGGACGTTTACCGTGCCATCATCGCCAAGCTGGCAGCCTTGCAGGTGACCCTGCCGCCATCTCCGGCCATGGCGGGTATCTATGCACGTGTAGATAACGATCGCGGTGTGTGGAAAGCACCCGCCAACGTGGGAGTGTTCGCCGTGGTAGGTCCAACCATCAAGATCACCAAAGAACAGCAGGAGAGCCTGAACGTGGATGCCACCTCGGGAAAATCCGTCAACGCTTTGCGCGCATTCCCCGGCAAAGGAACCCTGGTATGGGGCGCCCGCACACTGGCAGGTAACGACAACGAATGGCGCTATGTGCCCGTTCGTCGCCTTTTCATTTTCGTGGAAGAGTCGGTGAAGAAGGCAACGGAGTTTTCCGTGTTCGAACCGAACGATGCCAACACCTGGCTGCGCGTGAAAACCATGATCGAGAATTTCCTTTCCAAACTGTGGAGAGACGGTGCCCTCGCCGGTGCCAAACCCGATCAGGCGTACTTTGTGAAGGTAGGTCTTGGCGTGACCATGTCGGCGCAAGACATCCTGGAAGGACGCATGAACATCGAGATCGGCCTCGCCGCTGTGCGCCCGGCTGAATTCATCGTGCTGAAATTCTCGCACAAACTGCAACAATCATAAGAACTAAAAACCCACTTTTTCAAATCCATTAAACAGCAATATTATGGCAATCAATTATCCAGTTACCGCCTTCCATTTTCAGGTAGAATGGGGTGGCCAACGAATCGGCTTCACTGAAGTGTCAGGCCTGTCGATCGAACTGCAATCCATCGACTACCGCGAAGGTTCATCACTGGAATATCAGGTGACCAAAATGCCGGGCATCCCGAAGTATTCCGCCATCACCCTCAAGCGTGGTATTTTCCAGGGCGACAATGAATTCTTCCAATGGCTCAACACCGTTAAGCTGAACAGCATCGAAAGACGCGATCTCACCATCAGCCTGCTGAATGAAGAGCACGCCCCCATCGTAACCTGGAAAGTGAAAGATGCATGGCCTTCAAAGGTGGAAGGACCCAGCCTGAACTCAACCGGCAACGAAGTGGCCGTTGAATCCATCGAGCTCCAGCACGAAGGTCTGACAATCGAATTTGCGTAATCCACCGGTTGAAGAATGATGAAGGAAAGGAGGCGGCATGCCACTGTTTGATCCACCCGTAGGTTTTCACTTTCTGGTACGCTTTGAAGGGTTGCTTCTCAACCCCAAGTACATCGGAATTCCCGATCTCGGCTTCAAAGAGGTCAGCGGGATCAATGCCGATATTTCTACGGAAGAGTATCATGAAGGTGGCGAAAACCGTTTCAAACATCGGTTGCCGCAACCGGCGACTTACCAGAACCTGGTCATGAAACGTGGACTCCTCATCGGGTCCCAGTTGATGCAATGGTTCAAGGAAAGCACCGAGAACTTCTCATTCGAACCTTCGGATATCACCGTTGTATTGCTGAACGGCGACCACATTCCGTTGCAGGCCTGGAACTTCATCCAGGCTTACCCCGTGAAGTGGCAGATCGCCGAGTTGAATGCAACCGACGCGCAGATACTCATTGAGACCGTAGAGTTTTCTTACCAGTATTTCCGGCGCATTGATCCCACCGATCTGCTGCCGTTCTAATCGCACCGAACATGCCCATTGAAATCCGCGAACTCGTGATCAAAGCGGTGGTTGACAACGCCAGCCAGCGCAAGAAAGAAGGCGATGCCGCACCCTCGGGCAATGACCGGCGCGACAGGAAACTGGAAGACATCGTGAATGAAGTGCTCGAAGTGTTGAAAGAAAACAAGAACGAGAGGTAATGGCCCTGACCGACATATTCAGCGAACTGGATGGCCTCGCCAAAATGACCATCGACGCGTACCCCGATGAGGAGTACAACGATGGCGATGAGGTGGCCACCTTCCAGGTGATGTACAACCCCAATACGTACAGCCAGGAGTTCCGGAACAATTACGAACGCCCCACCACGCAGGGCAACACCGGCACGCTGGTGTTCACCCATACCGAGCCCGAAAGCGTAACGTTCGAGTTCCTGTTCGATGCCACCGGCGCGTCCGTTTCAGGTACGTCCAACATCGCCGATCAGGTGCTGAAGGACAAGCAGACCGACAACGCCATCCGCGATTTTATCGGCGTGACATATACACGCTCCGGCGATACCCACCAGCCCAACTTCCTGAAGTTGCGTTGGGGTGCGTTTGAATTCCGCGGACTGCTGGAAACGGCAACGGTCACCCACAAACTGTTCAACCTCGACGGAAACCCGATCCGGTCCACCGTCAACTGCACGTTCCGCAAACACACATCCCTGCAGGAACAGGCAGCGCAGGACAGGAAGTCCTCTCCCGACCTTACCCACTACCGGCTGGTGAATGCAGGCGATACACTGCCGCGCATCGCCAAAAAGATCTACGGCGACCCCGCTTTATACCTGGAGATTGCAAGGGTGAACAAACTGGTCAACTTTCGCAACC harbors:
- a CDS encoding phage tail sheath family protein, with protein sequence MPEYKTPGVYVEEISTLPASIAPVATAIPVFIGYTAQALRNGEDITDVPTRVTSLLEFEQWFGGPKNETFVLRVKDTTVEDVDNPGTFLFSSREYEVTLPAESSYKLYYHMQMYFNNGGGPCYIVSVGSTSAGSPGKAALKDGLEKAEMEDEITLITIPEAVTLVDADIKELYDAALAQCNKLQDRFTIMDVIADNANTVKEDGDDFRDNNVGSTYLKYGAAYYPLLETTLNFAYDASALKVNRTVNGGYNAAQDFAGSVITLDASAANQDSLEDIRETATEAYGKLVTEIRKIKVEVYPCSSIAGTYARVDRDRGVWKAPANVSLRSVKEPAVLVSSDEQEDLNVDATSGKSINAIRTFAGKGVLVWGARTLAGNDNEWRYVPVRRLYIFVEESTKKATEFVVFEPNDANTWLKVKTMIENFLVKLWRDGALAGAKPEDAFFVKVGLGETMTALDILEGRMNIEIGMAAVRPAEFIILKFSHKLQES
- a CDS encoding phage tail protein, encoding MPLFDPPVGFHFLVRFEGLLLNPKYIGIPDLGFKEVSGINADISTEEYHEGGENRFKHRLPQPATYQNLVMKRGLLIGSQLMQWFKESTENFSFEPSDITVVLLNGDHIPLQAWNFIQAYPVKWQIAELNATDAQILIETVEFSYQYFRRIDPTDLLPF
- a CDS encoding phage tail sheath family protein, whose translation is MAFPKTPGVYIEEVSTLPPSVAAVETAIPAFIGCTEVADKNGVAGALDRVPTRITNMLEYVQYFGGPFSEDAAITVTIEDDMDGGAEVVNRTITATVGTASAFKMYYALQHFFANGGGPCYIVSVGDYSGSTVNVAKSKLMNGLTDIEKIDEPTLYVFPDHSTVANYKDVYDAALAQCEKLKDRFVIMDYKSETGDPFADGTAFRNSGISSDNLKYGAVYYPYLKTTLSYGYDESLLTVAHNEVNPANTGALDGDTVAAIKASNPDVYRAIIAKLAALQVTLPPSPAMAGIYARVDNDRGVWKAPANVGVFAVVGPTIKITKEQQESLNVDATSGKSVNALRAFPGKGTLVWGARTLAGNDNEWRYVPVRRLFIFVEESVKKATEFSVFEPNDANTWLRVKTMIENFLSKLWRDGALAGAKPDQAYFVKVGLGVTMSAQDILEGRMNIEIGLAAVRPAEFIVLKFSHKLQQS
- a CDS encoding phage tail sheath family protein, with the translated sequence MATVIKTPGVYIQEISKLPASVAPVATAIPAFIGYTERRVKDGKTLAPNVPVRITSFPEYEEIFGGGESEALDVTIQDKLSGPGGTLISRVINVSQSAPSTHNMYYALQMYFANGGGPCWIVSINPEPFAFPVAAFSKDDFEDGLAAIKKVDEATLLLMPETSEGLDADDHYEMAQQMLSQCALLQDRFTIIDAHANDAATVDASNTLGTDNLKYGAVYHPYLNSSIIVEYADADVTITHTTEDGNTNPPGAFDGLALDDLDSAGANTNLAIYNVIKSEISKQAKVQLSPGTSIAGIYARVDRERGVWKAPANVSIRNVVQPSVVVSAEEQENLNVNAVSGKSINAIRTFAGKGILVWGSRTLAGNDNEWRYVPVRRLFIFVEESVKKATEFSVFEPNDANTWKRVKGMIENFLVKLWREGALAGAKPEQAFYVNVGLGETMTPVDILEGRMNVEIGMAAVRPAEFIILKFSHKLQES
- a CDS encoding discoidin domain-containing protein; the encoded protein is MGVYRTLFRADLQHSYYTDGYARGLQLVPHSDTQLTFRNGRMLWKKWPTGFKLTYESPADTQDPVINMGRDQLFVFGLFNEDPHFLSVTDLNVRQETPVNPATNQAEGKTATASSEQNGTDTADKAVDGNANSFWRSGDADDQWWQVDLGAVYRCVEIQLKWKKKAKEFQLMVSEDGRRWASLLHETDNNSNNHNVTGLAAPARYVRVQCDESDDNSGFGFKEVEVYADTQIDIVPWTSGKIIYYRNTPASASHDTDAPEQVVHDLLDRIVPESFVFAYTVDSFVDTVVQVTDPVGNTFMLTGPDDNTATIKPGNDGVYRHPVFLKNKPEGLYQFTVKTTDEVTTLGSQKIYFNNQFAVKPVLGIVEFLYQSAQDEMYGDPEYYGLVFNRKETFWKYHVINKSGQLDFTDAELEIQDESGDSGDPYLVYEFIKGKLLESNPDLNGLDSITFNSRRPIPIFQSPKLSLELKNTAATDPVIISNLPNAAVPGQHEQESNIYIYV
- a CDS encoding phage tail protein; amino-acid sequence: MAINYPVTAFHFQVEWGGQRIGFTEVSGLSIELQSIDYREGSSLEYQVTKMPGIPKYSAITLKRGIFQGDNEFFQWLNTVKLNSIERRDLTISLLNEEHAPIVTWKVKDAWPSKVEGPSLNSTGNEVAVESIELQHEGLTIEFA
- a CDS encoding DUF4255 domain-containing protein, whose protein sequence is MIDKALITLRSEANAYLSLKNGVTEDKIVLSNVATENGGWAIPEDKLGMSLVKVEEERVFKDQKMAHRNSKGQFDFYNPELKFNLYVLVTANFPNGDTDATSSKYTEGLKQLSHIITFFQQKHVFTPANTPTMAASELEKLIVELYYYGFEQQDNLWTVIGAKYLPSVLYRVRVVRVQEAAVKEQGPPISDISLNLLGS
- a CDS encoding LysM peptidoglycan-binding domain-containing protein; the protein is MALTDIFSELDGLAKMTIDAYPDEEYNDGDEVATFQVMYNPNTYSQEFRNNYERPTTQGNTGTLVFTHTEPESVTFEFLFDATGASVSGTSNIADQVLKDKQTDNAIRDFIGVTYTRSGDTHQPNFLKLRWGAFEFRGLLETATVTHKLFNLDGNPIRSTVNCTFRKHTSLQEQAAQDRKSSPDLTHYRLVNAGDTLPRIAKKIYGDPALYLEIARVNKLVNFRNLKVGQRLILPPIDKTS